From the Nonlabens marinus S1-08 genome, one window contains:
- a CDS encoding OmpH family outer membrane protein, with amino-acid sequence MRNKISFLLMLTLLSFAFAKAQRGIRVGYVDMNYILESVPEYQKASDQLEQRMQSWKVEIEKMESAISQMENSLKNERVLLTKELIEEREEDIDIKRQELSDYQQKRFGAQGDFIKQKQQLIQPVQDQVFNEMQKIGQQKKYDIILERSEVTMLYSDDRHDLSDDVLKAIGRTGKAKDRAEARATKNGPPTEAGDEPYMSVQEAADAQEKIIAKQEVVDERAAIRAEKIRVRDSIKEARAREYKERREELIKERARKKDSVLQARRKAKEDKNNNPPGGN; translated from the coding sequence ATGAGAAACAAGATTTCGTTTTTATTGATGCTGACTTTGTTGAGTTTCGCTTTCGCGAAAGCGCAAAGAGGAATCCGTGTGGGTTACGTCGACATGAATTATATCTTGGAGAGCGTACCTGAGTATCAAAAAGCATCCGACCAGCTGGAGCAAAGAATGCAGTCTTGGAAAGTGGAGATAGAGAAAATGGAGTCTGCTATCAGTCAAATGGAAAATTCATTGAAGAATGAACGCGTGTTATTGACTAAAGAACTGATAGAAGAGCGTGAGGAAGATATCGACATTAAGCGTCAAGAGCTGAGTGATTACCAGCAAAAAAGATTTGGCGCACAAGGGGATTTTATAAAGCAAAAACAGCAATTGATCCAGCCAGTGCAAGATCAAGTGTTCAATGAAATGCAGAAAATTGGACAGCAAAAGAAATACGATATTATTCTAGAGCGATCTGAAGTGACTATGTTGTACAGCGACGATCGTCACGATTTAAGTGACGATGTTTTAAAGGCTATAGGTAGAACAGGAAAAGCAAAAGATCGCGCAGAAGCTAGAGCTACTAAAAATGGACCACCAACTGAGGCTGGAGATGAGCCTTACATGTCAGTTCAAGAAGCAGCAGATGCACAAGAAAAAATCATTGCTAAGCAAGAAGTGGTGGATGAGCGAGCAGCCATAAGAGCAGAGAAAATAAGAGTTCGCGATAGTATTAAAGAGGCTCGAGCACGAGAGTACAAAGAGCGTCGAGAAGAATTGATAAAAGAGCGCGCCCGTAAGAAAGATAGTGTTCTTCAAGCTCGTAGGAAAGCTAAAGAAGATAAGAATAACAACCCACCAGGAGGTAATTAA
- a CDS encoding OmpH family outer membrane protein produces MKQVKNLIVVAAFLLLGSTIANAQTSTSKVAHIASQELVELLPKAKAAEKQLRNYAKTYEAELVNMDKALQTKAQEAQQNAPNRSNEENQRILAQIQEDRKKIEDFYTKSQESLSQKRTDLLKPVYNQAREAIFKVARAKGFDYVLDSTTGTGLIMADGYDLMADVKKELGIK; encoded by the coding sequence ATGAAACAAGTGAAGAATTTAATAGTAGTAGCCGCTTTCCTTTTATTAGGATCCACTATAGCAAATGCACAAACTTCTACTTCTAAAGTTGCGCATATCGCATCTCAAGAACTAGTAGAATTATTGCCTAAAGCTAAAGCAGCTGAAAAGCAGTTGAGAAACTATGCAAAAACCTATGAGGCAGAATTAGTTAACATGGACAAGGCCTTGCAAACTAAAGCTCAGGAAGCTCAACAAAATGCTCCAAACCGTTCTAATGAAGAGAATCAGCGTATCCTTGCACAAATTCAAGAAGACCGCAAGAAAATCGAAGACTTTTACACTAAGTCTCAAGAATCTCTTTCTCAAAAAAGAACTGATTTATTGAAGCCAGTTTACAATCAGGCTCGTGAGGCAATCTTCAAAGTAGCTCGCGCAAAAGGTTTTGATTATGTACTAGATTCTACTACAGGAACTGGATTGATTATGGCTGATGGTTATGACCTAATGGCTGACGTTAAAAAAGAATTAGGGATCAAATAA
- the murI gene encoding glutamate racemase, translating into MSTAAIGFFDSGVGGTSVWTEVIHLLPHENTIYLADSKNAPYGIRSKDEIISLSVKNTDYLISQGCKLIAVPCNTATTNAIDYLRSHYDIPFIGIEPAIKPAALQSDTKKIGILATKGTLSSQLFKTTQERFTQDIDTIEVVGTGIVELIESGKTNSLEMRHLLKRIVEPLLISNIDYLVLGCSHYPYIKHLLKEMLPNNVKIIDSGTAVARQTLAILQEHQLLNESSELGQHRLYSNADLTVLKDIVGMDEYRQVAYLDF; encoded by the coding sequence TTGAGTACAGCAGCAATAGGTTTCTTTGATAGCGGTGTGGGAGGTACTTCCGTATGGACGGAAGTTATTCATTTGCTGCCACATGAGAATACCATCTATCTCGCGGATTCTAAGAATGCTCCTTACGGTATTCGTTCTAAAGACGAGATCATTTCTTTAAGCGTTAAGAATACAGATTATTTAATATCTCAGGGTTGTAAACTTATTGCAGTTCCTTGTAATACCGCGACTACAAACGCTATTGATTATCTAAGATCCCACTATGACATACCATTTATAGGGATAGAACCAGCAATCAAGCCAGCAGCTTTACAATCGGATACTAAAAAGATTGGGATTCTCGCTACTAAAGGCACCTTGTCCAGTCAATTATTTAAAACCACACAAGAGCGCTTTACACAAGATATTGACACTATTGAGGTTGTAGGCACCGGTATTGTAGAGTTGATCGAATCTGGAAAGACCAACAGCCTTGAAATGCGGCACTTACTCAAACGCATAGTAGAGCCTTTGCTTATTTCTAACATCGATTACCTGGTATTGGGTTGCAGTCATTATCCGTACATCAAGCATTTACTGAAAGAAATGCTTCCTAATAACGTAAAAATCATTGATTCAGGTACTGCTGTAGCTCGTCAAACCCTCGCGATATTACAAGAACACCAATTGCTGAATGAAAGTAGCGAGTTGGGTCAGCACAGGTTGTATTCTAATGCAGATCTCACTGTCTTAAAAGATATTGTCGGGATGGATGAGTACCGTCAAGTAGCTTATCTAGATTTTTAG
- the mutS gene encoding DNA mismatch repair protein MutS: MASTSKKVTPLMQQYNKIKTKYPDALLLFRVGDFYETFGADAVKTARILNIVLTNRNNGGERTELAGFPHHSLNTYLPKLVRAGERVAICDQLEDPKQTKNIVKRGVTELITPGVSLNDEVLQSRSNNFLAAVSLSRNIYAVAFLDISTGEFLISQGTQEEVDKLLQNFNPSEVLVSRSNKKQLAKDFPYDLPFFYLEDWVFQIDYARESLLKHFKVNSLKGYGVDKLDQALISAGAVLHYLAETQHHKIDHVATISRIEDDSFVWMDRFTVRNLELYQALSTGAVTLIDVIDQTTTPMGARLLKRWMAFPLKNLEQIKKRHDVVTYFKAETKTRSTIKSHLKTMNDLERLVSKVAVGKICPREVIQLKNSLQAIVPIKELAIDAKDSSLNTLGESLNNCTHLIEIIQERVDEEAPVNILKGKTIASGYHEELDELRDLATSGKDYLDKMLDRHCKETGISSLKISSNNVFGYYIEVRNSHKDKVPDSWTRKQTLVNAERYITDELKEYEAKILGAEERIYALQQELFEVVVQEILPFIKPIQNNAHLIGQLDCLISFADHAVASNYTRPELLVSDELIIKGGRHPVIEKMLPADQPYIPNDVQLDREEQQIIMITGPNMSGKSAILRQTALIVLLAQMGSFVPADEVKMGIVDKIFTRVGASDNISQGESTFMTEMNESASILNNVSDRSLILLDEIGRGTSTYDGISIAWAITEYLHEHPFKAKTLFATHYHELNEMTEQFERIKNFNVEVTELKDKVLFMRKLIPGGSHHSFGIHVAKMAGMPQQVIRKAQKMLKTLEKSHKREEATAAMKSSQEEEMQLSFFNLDDPLLEEIKNEIIQVDINTLTPVEALMKLNEIKRMLVGTDKGTR, encoded by the coding sequence TTGGCATCCACAAGCAAAAAGGTGACCCCTTTAATGCAGCAGTACAATAAGATCAAGACTAAATATCCTGATGCTTTGTTGCTGTTTCGCGTGGGTGATTTTTACGAGACCTTTGGGGCAGATGCCGTTAAAACGGCGCGCATCCTCAATATAGTCTTGACCAACAGGAACAATGGCGGTGAGCGTACAGAGCTGGCAGGCTTCCCTCACCATTCTTTAAATACCTATTTGCCTAAACTCGTTCGCGCTGGCGAGAGAGTAGCCATCTGCGATCAATTAGAAGATCCTAAACAAACTAAAAACATTGTCAAACGTGGGGTGACGGAGTTAATCACTCCTGGCGTGTCGCTCAATGATGAGGTGCTACAGTCACGATCTAATAATTTTTTAGCCGCTGTATCGCTTTCGCGAAATATTTATGCCGTGGCCTTTCTGGACATATCGACTGGGGAATTCCTGATCAGTCAAGGAACACAAGAAGAAGTCGACAAGCTCCTTCAAAATTTTAACCCGAGTGAAGTCCTCGTTTCCAGAAGTAATAAAAAGCAATTGGCTAAGGACTTCCCATATGACTTGCCCTTTTTCTATTTAGAAGACTGGGTCTTCCAGATTGATTATGCTCGAGAAAGCTTGCTGAAACATTTCAAGGTCAATTCCCTAAAAGGCTATGGAGTGGATAAGCTGGATCAAGCGCTTATTTCGGCAGGTGCTGTACTTCATTATCTAGCCGAAACCCAGCATCATAAAATTGATCACGTCGCTACTATTTCTAGAATAGAAGATGACAGCTTTGTCTGGATGGACCGGTTTACGGTGCGCAATCTAGAGTTGTATCAGGCGCTCAGTACCGGCGCGGTAACCTTGATCGACGTTATTGATCAGACAACCACGCCTATGGGCGCGCGATTGCTCAAGCGCTGGATGGCTTTTCCTCTAAAGAATCTAGAACAGATCAAAAAACGTCACGATGTAGTGACGTATTTCAAAGCAGAAACAAAAACGAGATCTACGATCAAGTCGCACCTCAAGACGATGAACGATTTGGAGCGTTTGGTTTCTAAAGTTGCTGTGGGTAAAATTTGTCCGCGAGAGGTGATTCAATTGAAAAACAGTTTACAAGCTATAGTGCCTATAAAGGAGCTTGCTATAGATGCAAAAGACTCCTCTCTAAACACTTTGGGCGAAAGCCTAAACAACTGCACCCACCTCATAGAAATCATTCAAGAGCGTGTGGATGAAGAAGCTCCTGTAAATATTTTAAAGGGAAAGACGATTGCAAGCGGTTACCATGAAGAATTGGATGAGTTGCGAGACCTAGCGACATCAGGAAAGGATTATCTGGACAAAATGCTGGACAGGCATTGTAAAGAAACGGGAATATCAAGTCTTAAAATCTCGAGTAATAATGTTTTTGGATATTATATCGAGGTGCGTAATTCTCATAAGGATAAAGTACCAGATAGCTGGACCAGAAAACAAACCTTAGTAAATGCTGAGCGTTACATCACTGATGAGCTTAAGGAATACGAGGCTAAAATTTTAGGAGCCGAAGAACGTATATATGCGCTTCAACAAGAGTTGTTTGAAGTAGTAGTTCAAGAAATACTGCCTTTTATAAAGCCGATTCAGAACAACGCACACTTAATAGGTCAATTGGATTGCTTGATCTCATTTGCAGATCATGCGGTGGCTTCAAATTATACAAGACCAGAATTATTAGTAAGCGACGAGCTCATCATTAAAGGAGGTCGCCATCCAGTCATTGAAAAAATGTTGCCGGCAGATCAACCTTATATCCCTAACGATGTTCAACTGGATCGTGAAGAACAACAAATCATCATGATTACTGGACCTAACATGAGTGGTAAGAGTGCGATTTTGAGGCAGACTGCCTTAATCGTTCTACTGGCTCAAATGGGAAGCTTTGTCCCAGCAGATGAGGTGAAAATGGGGATAGTCGATAAAATATTTACCAGAGTAGGAGCGAGCGATAACATCTCACAAGGAGAATCTACATTCATGACAGAGATGAATGAGAGTGCCAGCATTTTGAATAATGTCAGTGATCGCAGCTTGATCCTGCTGGATGAAATAGGCCGTGGCACCAGCACTTATGATGGGATTTCTATTGCATGGGCGATTACAGAATACCTGCACGAGCATCCTTTTAAGGCAAAAACATTATTTGCCACTCACTATCACGAGCTCAATGAAATGACAGAACAGTTTGAGCGCATCAAAAACTTCAACGTTGAAGTAACAGAATTGAAAGATAAGGTTCTTTTTATGCGCAAGCTGATTCCAGGGGGGAGCCATCACAGTTTTGGGATTCATGTCGCCAAAATGGCTGGAATGCCGCAACAAGTTATTCGCAAGGCACAGAAGATGCTGAAGACATTAGAGAAATCTCATAAAAGAGAAGAGGCTACAGCCGCTATGAAGTCGAGTCAAGAGGAAGAAATGCAGTTGAGTTTTTTCAATCTTGACGATCCATTGCTGGAAGAAATCAAAAATGAGATCATTCAAGTAGATATTAATACGCTCACTCCAGTAGAAGCATTGATGAAATTAAATGAAATCAAAAGAATGCTGGTAGGAACTGATAAAGGCACGCGATAA
- a CDS encoding EF-hand domain-containing protein, translating to MKTLKLILSAFIILGTTSLFAQQNFDNWDKDGDNLIEKEEFKDKFIKEYYSLWSEGAEPTGIIEEGFFKESYAGLDTDNDGFLTDEEWLLGYNYFYDDYLINEEVGMIDVNNDGTIDYNEYYDVIYNTEYFTDVDLDSDNFISQYELAEFVFNNWDTDDNGVLSKYEWNSFKAYYLDV from the coding sequence ATGAAAACTTTAAAATTGATTTTAAGCGCCTTTATTATTTTAGGAACAACAAGTCTGTTTGCTCAGCAAAACTTTGACAATTGGGACAAGGACGGAGATAACCTAATAGAAAAAGAAGAGTTTAAGGATAAGTTTATTAAGGAATATTACTCTCTATGGTCTGAAGGAGCTGAACCTACAGGAATAATAGAAGAAGGATTTTTCAAAGAATCGTATGCAGGGCTAGACACAGATAATGATGGCTTTCTTACCGACGAAGAATGGCTGTTGGGTTACAACTACTTCTATGATGATTATCTGATAAACGAAGAAGTGGGCATGATAGATGTAAATAATGACGGTACCATCGATTATAATGAATATTACGACGTCATTTATAATACTGAATACTTTACAGATGTCGATTTAGACAGTGACAACTTTATCAGTCAATATGAACTTGCTGAATTCGTATTTAATAATTGGGATACTGATGATAACGGTGTTTTAAGTAAATATGAATGGAATAGCTTTAAAGCTTATTATCTAGACGTATAG
- a CDS encoding DUF6691 family protein, translated as MRYITYLAVGVFFGIVMFKSEAASWFRIYEMFQFGSFHMYGIIGSALVLGILGIQLFKIKNVKAVGGNNLKLQPKDKGIARYLIGGIIFGLGWALAGACPGPMYVLAGAGYAPILIVIVGALLGTFVYGLLRSKLPH; from the coding sequence ATGAGATATATCACTTATTTAGCCGTTGGGGTTTTCTTCGGTATCGTTATGTTCAAGTCAGAAGCTGCGTCTTGGTTCCGTATTTACGAAATGTTCCAGTTTGGAAGTTTTCATATGTATGGAATTATAGGATCTGCTTTAGTATTGGGTATCCTAGGAATTCAGCTTTTCAAAATTAAAAATGTCAAAGCAGTCGGAGGAAATAATTTGAAGTTGCAACCTAAAGACAAAGGAATCGCTCGATACCTCATAGGCGGGATTATTTTCGGTTTAGGCTGGGCTCTTGCTGGAGCTTGTCCTGGCCCCATGTATGTGCTAGCTGGTGCTGGTTATGCCCCAATATTGATTGTAATTGTTGGAGCGCTTCTTGGGACTTTTGTATATGGACTTTTAAGGAGTAAGTTGCCACATTAG
- a CDS encoding YeeE/YedE family protein → MNWIYEPWPWYVAGPLIALVMFLLLLIGKQFGMSSPLRTTCAAIGAGKAADFFKFDWKAERWNLMVVLGAVIGGYIASNYMSDNTVEINPEVAQQLAADYQIESAGTSYMPPELFSLEALSNPFVIGVLLVGGFLVGFGARYAGGCTSGHAISGLSNLQLPSLIAVVGFFIGGLVMVHFLYPLIF, encoded by the coding sequence ATGAATTGGATTTACGAACCTTGGCCGTGGTATGTTGCAGGCCCCTTAATAGCGTTAGTCATGTTTCTACTGTTGCTGATAGGAAAGCAATTTGGCATGTCTTCACCGTTGCGCACCACCTGTGCTGCCATAGGAGCAGGAAAAGCCGCAGATTTCTTCAAATTTGACTGGAAAGCAGAACGATGGAACCTCATGGTGGTGCTAGGAGCAGTTATAGGCGGGTATATTGCCTCAAACTATATGAGCGACAATACTGTCGAGATCAATCCTGAGGTGGCGCAGCAACTCGCCGCAGATTATCAGATTGAAAGTGCAGGCACGAGCTACATGCCGCCAGAGTTGTTTTCATTAGAAGCATTATCAAACCCATTTGTCATAGGAGTCTTGTTGGTAGGTGGTTTTTTGGTTGGTTTTGGAGCTCGCTATGCCGGCGGTTGTACTTCAGGCCATGCGATATCTGGTCTTAGCAACTTACAGTTGCCGTCACTCATTGCAGTGGTCGGCTTTTTTATAGGTGGACTGGTAATGGTACACTTTCTCTATCCCTTAATATTTTAG
- a CDS encoding MBL fold metallo-hydrolase → MIIKQFEYKPLAHYSYAIVSDGKMAVIDPERNPEQYFAFAKANNAQIVAILETHPHADFVSSHLELHKSTGATIYNSEKLGADYPHTSFDDGDSIVLGDATLKAINTPGHSPDSITIVATDGKDTVLFTGDTLFIGDVGRPDLRESAGNMKAKREELAEMMYNTMQNKYNGLPDNAIVYPAHGAGSLCGKGMSDANSSTLGDERRHNWAFKKQSKEEFMSTLLDGQPFIPSYFGYDVDMNKAGAASLDVAVAKVPFEERSSANGLIIDMRDEEAFKKGHLKGSFNIQAVSDTAKFETWLGAIVTPEDEFTLVIDSPENKDKLVKRVAKIGYEKLLKKVITLAEENLQTTEKLDLDHFKNNPGSYTIVDIRNESEINEGKFFKNALPHPLNELRDTASKIPTDKPIVVHCAGGYRSAAGSSILQDKLEGVTVYDLSDDIQDFK, encoded by the coding sequence ATGATAATCAAACAATTTGAATATAAACCATTAGCGCATTATTCCTATGCTATCGTGAGCGACGGGAAAATGGCAGTGATCGATCCAGAACGTAATCCTGAGCAATATTTCGCTTTCGCGAAAGCGAACAATGCACAAATCGTAGCAATCCTAGAGACACACCCTCATGCCGATTTTGTAAGTTCTCATTTAGAACTGCACAAATCTACTGGTGCTACTATTTACAATAGCGAGAAACTAGGCGCAGACTACCCCCATACATCTTTTGATGATGGGGACAGCATTGTTTTAGGTGACGCTACTTTAAAGGCAATCAACACGCCAGGACATTCACCAGACAGCATTACCATTGTTGCCACTGATGGAAAAGATACCGTTCTATTTACAGGAGATACGCTATTCATTGGCGATGTAGGACGACCAGATTTAAGAGAAAGCGCTGGAAACATGAAAGCTAAGCGCGAGGAACTAGCTGAAATGATGTACAACACCATGCAAAACAAATACAACGGCTTGCCAGACAATGCAATCGTATATCCGGCACATGGCGCGGGATCCTTGTGTGGTAAAGGAATGAGTGATGCAAATAGCAGCACGCTAGGCGATGAACGTCGCCACAACTGGGCGTTTAAAAAACAATCCAAAGAGGAATTTATGAGCACCTTGCTAGATGGACAACCTTTCATTCCGTCTTACTTCGGTTATGATGTGGACATGAACAAGGCTGGCGCAGCAAGTCTTGACGTTGCCGTGGCTAAGGTTCCGTTTGAGGAACGTTCCAGCGCAAATGGTCTTATTATTGACATGCGAGACGAGGAAGCCTTTAAAAAAGGGCACCTAAAAGGGAGTTTCAATATTCAAGCAGTATCTGATACTGCCAAGTTTGAAACCTGGCTGGGTGCGATCGTGACTCCTGAAGATGAGTTCACACTGGTCATTGATAGTCCAGAGAACAAAGACAAATTGGTAAAAAGAGTCGCCAAAATAGGCTATGAAAAGCTCCTTAAAAAAGTGATCACTCTAGCAGAAGAAAACCTTCAAACTACCGAGAAGTTAGATCTCGACCATTTCAAGAACAACCCAGGCAGCTACACTATTGTGGACATACGTAATGAAAGCGAGATTAATGAAGGTAAATTCTTTAAAAACGCGTTACCACATCCACTTAACGAATTGCGAGACACTGCCAGCAAGATTCCTACTGATAAACCTATTGTGGTGCATTGTGCCGGTGGCTACCGCAGCGCCGCAGGGAGCAGCATCCTTCAAGATAAATTAGAAGGAGTCACCGTGTATGACTTGAGTGATGATATACAGGATTTTAAATAA
- a CDS encoding rhodanese-like domain-containing protein — translation MNLNWIKTVVASLVFLSIATLNAQENRILKVLTVTEFKAAIENDDVQLIDVRTRKEFEEGAIKNARNIDYFEEEKFKAQFEKLDKTKPVFLYCRSGNRSNKAANRLLDMGFEKIYDLKGGFMAWPYKEIEE, via the coding sequence ATGAATTTAAATTGGATCAAAACAGTAGTAGCAAGTCTTGTCTTTTTAAGCATAGCGACATTGAACGCTCAAGAAAACCGAATATTAAAAGTACTGACCGTGACAGAATTTAAAGCTGCTATTGAAAACGATGATGTCCAACTTATTGATGTAAGAACCCGCAAAGAATTTGAAGAAGGTGCCATTAAAAACGCCAGAAACATCGACTATTTTGAAGAAGAAAAGTTCAAGGCTCAATTCGAAAAACTAGATAAAACCAAGCCCGTGTTTTTATACTGCCGTTCAGGAAACCGAAGTAATAAAGCAGCCAATCGATTGCTAGATATGGGTTTTGAAAAAATCTATGACTTAAAAGGAGGCTTTATGGCCTGGCCATATAAAGAGATTGAAGAATAA
- a CDS encoding sulfite exporter TauE/SafE family protein encodes MELVELLAYIGALFIGLVLGLIGGGGSILTVPILVYAIALDPVVATGYSLFVVGTTSLAGSIQHMKRKMVNYKVALLFAIPAFTAVYLTRAFLIPAIPDSLFYLGSFEVTKDLFIMVLFAVIMLMASLSMIRNKKTSTIEEQHNTSYIILMVQAFGIGIITGLVGAGGGFLIVPALLFLAGLPIKKAIATSLFIIAINSLIGFLGDVQNIAINWVFLVSFSAISVVGIFLGMWLNRYIDGKKLKKGFGWFVLIMGIYIIFKELAG; translated from the coding sequence ATGGAACTCGTAGAATTACTCGCTTATATAGGAGCACTATTTATAGGTCTGGTATTGGGACTTATAGGCGGTGGTGGTTCTATTCTTACCGTTCCTATACTCGTGTATGCAATAGCACTCGATCCAGTAGTGGCTACAGGTTATTCTTTATTTGTAGTGGGAACCACATCACTTGCTGGGTCTATACAACACATGAAAAGGAAAATGGTGAACTATAAAGTCGCCCTTCTTTTTGCAATTCCGGCCTTTACCGCGGTTTACCTTACTAGGGCATTTCTAATTCCTGCCATACCTGATAGCTTATTCTACCTAGGCAGCTTTGAGGTTACTAAAGACCTTTTTATCATGGTGCTTTTTGCAGTGATCATGTTGATGGCTTCTCTTTCAATGATCAGGAATAAAAAGACTAGCACTATTGAGGAGCAACACAACACTTCTTACATCATTTTAATGGTACAGGCTTTTGGTATTGGAATCATTACAGGTTTAGTAGGTGCCGGTGGTGGATTTTTAATAGTACCCGCCTTGCTCTTTTTAGCTGGACTTCCTATCAAAAAGGCAATAGCAACCTCCTTATTCATAATTGCAATCAATTCACTCATCGGGTTCCTGGGCGATGTTCAAAATATTGCTATTAACTGGGTGTTTTTAGTATCCTTTTCTGCCATTTCGGTGGTTGGAATATTTCTGGGTATGTGGCTAAACAGGTACATCGATGGTAAGAAGTTGAAAAAGGGATTTGGATGGTTTGTACTCATTATGGGAATCTATATTATTTTTAAGGAACTGGCTGGGTAA
- a CDS encoding Crp/Fnr family transcriptional regulator produces MIDLLKQSYGSQFEPDLLKEIEKASNYIEVPENHDLIRPGQYIKSMPLLLSGSIKIMRPDADGDELLLYYLEKGDTCAMTMTCCLGNTKSEIHAVTETPTRLLMIPIIKMEEWSSTFKTWRNFVFNSYHERMMELLESIDNIAFNNMDERLANYLNEKIKIQNSKHLYTTHKQIADDLHTSRVVVSRLLKKMENNELIKLHRSFIEVL; encoded by the coding sequence ATGATCGACCTACTTAAGCAATCCTATGGTTCTCAATTTGAACCTGATTTATTAAAAGAGATCGAAAAAGCATCCAATTATATAGAGGTGCCTGAAAATCATGACCTTATACGTCCTGGACAATATATTAAATCCATGCCACTGCTTTTGTCGGGTAGCATTAAAATAATGCGACCAGATGCTGATGGCGACGAGCTCTTACTCTATTACCTTGAAAAAGGCGACACTTGTGCCATGACCATGACTTGTTGCTTGGGCAATACAAAAAGTGAAATCCATGCCGTTACAGAAACCCCTACTCGACTGCTCATGATTCCTATCATTAAAATGGAAGAGTGGTCCAGTACCTTCAAAACCTGGCGCAATTTTGTTTTCAATAGTTACCATGAACGTATGATGGAATTGCTCGAGAGTATTGACAATATAGCTTTCAACAATATGGATGAACGACTGGCAAATTATCTAAATGAAAAAATAAAGATTCAGAATAGTAAGCACCTCTACACAACCCACAAACAGATTGCCGATGACTTGCATACCAGTCGAGTGGTAGTTTCTAGGTTACTCAAAAAAATGGAAAATAACGAGTTGATAAAGCTTCATCGCAGTTTTATTGAGGTCCTGTAA